In one window of Macrobrachium rosenbergii isolate ZJJX-2024 chromosome 27, ASM4041242v1, whole genome shotgun sequence DNA:
- the LOC136853715 gene encoding transmembrane protein 208 — MMTTKPGKQGTKGQKQILQENTETLNFYRYMMLGAAGIYFIVGMIFFAEFPTLDLVLMGFAGVVWFACFRFMSSMATPKLAADGSILDEGCDLNMEGGLAEHVKDLIILTSAVVIFSTYSTYFWLLWLLAPIRGFQMAWTNFIGPWIFQEAPEESKEEMLDKKQQKLRRRMKYRA; from the exons acCACTAAACCGGGAAAACAAGGCACGAAAGGTCAGAAGCAGATTCTTCAGGAAAATACTGAAACACTGAATTTCTATCGGTACATGATGCTCGGTGCGGCTGGTATCTACTTCATAGTTGGGATGATATTCTTTGCTGAGTTTCCTACACTAGATTTG GTCCTGATGGGTTTTGCTGGCGTGGTGTGGTTTGCCTGCTTCCGTTTTATGTCATCTATGGCCACGCCCAAACTTGCAGCAGATGGTTCTATCCTGGATGAAGGGTGTGATTTGAATATGGAAGGTGGATTAGCAGA ACATGTGAAGGATCTCATAATCCTAACATCAGCAGTGGTCATATTTTCTACGTATTCAACCTATTTTTGGCTGCTATGGTTATTG gCACCAATTCGTGGCTTCCAAATGGCATGGACCAATTTCATTGGTCCCTGGATCTTCCAAGAGGCTCCTGAAGAGTCTAAGGAAGAAATGCTTGacaagaagcaacagaaactgAGGAGGAGAATGAAGTATCGTGCTTAG